In Candidatus Thorarchaeota archaeon, the genomic window GAGTCTGAATGACCTAACAGTAAGAGGTTTCAGACCATTTCATCCGGGCGATGTCGAACGGGGATACAGACCGACATGCCTCGTTGCTGTCTGCATTGTTGTGGAGTCGCGTAAGACACTGGTCATCCGATGAAGCGGTCGCTCTCGCGTGACTCTGCTTCATTCATCATTCTGAGAATCTCGGTGAAGGCCTCTTTGACATGATGCCCGGTCTTTGCACTCGTTTCCATGAACGCGGCCGGGACGCTGAGCTTATTCATGAAGTATCGTGTGAACTCCTCGCCCTCTTCGGGAGTCACATGTTCAGTACTTGACGAGTCTCGCAGGTCGGTCTTGTTACCGATGATAATCGTGGGGGGTAGCTTGCCCATGTTCTTGTAAGCCTCGACCAGCCACTTCGATGCATTGTCAAACGAACGTCGGTCGACAACAGAGTAGACTAGGAGGATGCCATTGCTTCCGTGATAATAATGACCTCGCACTTTCTCGAAGGAAGGCTGCCCGGCCAAGTCCCAGAGAATGAACTTGACAATCTCTTGGTTGAACAGGACTCGCTTTGTTGCAAGGTCGACTCCTATCGTAGCGAGATGCCCTTCTATGAAGTCCTCTCCTAGGTAGTTGCGTCTGATGGAGGTCTTTCCAACAGCTCCATCCCCAATCAGCACCGCCTTGAAGATCTTGCTACCGTCGTCCTGGTCTCTCACGGTTTGATTCTCCGTTTCGTGCGCCTGCCGAGTGGTGACGTTCCGGGACACCACTCCTTCCATTGGTCCTGTGAATGTGTAATCTACAACTTAAGGTTAGCGACTTGATGCAATTGGATTCCAGCACACGCCGCTTGACTCCGGATATTGCTGTTCTACATGACCAAGGGCGGCTCGGCTAATCCGTGAGTCTGTGTGCAGACTGGAGCGCGATCGTGGCGGCCGGTATTTCCATCGAGCGATGCGGGTCCATTGACTTTGAGAACATCGCCCTCAACGCAAGGCTTGTATGTGAGCAACAGACAAAAGGCGGGTTGCACGGTTGTTGTGTCCAGTATGGTAGAGCTAGTCTTTGGAGCGCTGAGCACGACCGATGTCCTGCTGGCCCTTCTCACAGGGGTGTTGGCATCTCTATGTCTGGCAATCGCATTCATGATGGCCAAGCGGAACATGGCAAGATGGATACCGAGGAAGTTTGTACACATCTCGACTGGCAGTGTGATTGGCCTGACTGTTGTGGCCTACTCCAATCTCAGCGGTCCAGCTCTTGCTGCAGGCATCTTCCTGACGCTGCTCTCATATGCGTGGGCTCACAGAAGCACTCTGATTCAGGAGCTGCTGATGGCCGGTAGTAGAGAGGGCGAGACCAGCTTCAGTACGTTTGCCGCAGGGTTCATGGGTATGCTCTCCTTTGCTCTTTCATTTCTCGTCTTTCTGCCTCGACCCGAGATCTTCGTGGCTGCTATTCTCGTAGTTGCATGGGCGGATGCCTCGGGCGAGGTCATTGGAAGGACACTTGGTGGAAAGTACCTCCCCAGGCTACAGACCGGCAAGTCGGTCGAGGGAAGTCTTGCTGTGATGCTGTTTTCACTTCTCTCAATGCTTGTTGCGCTCGCGCTCTACTCAGACACCTGTACGCTCTGTGTGGTGCCACGACTCCTGGTCATAGCACTGGGCGTGGCAGCCACGGAGTTCTTCAGTCGCAGGTGGTTGGACAACTTCCTCCTGCCTCTTGTGACATCCACAATGCTGTGGCTTCTTGTTTTTCCGACGATGCCTCTTCTCGGGCTCTACGTCATGTTCGGATGACTATATGGTTCCCCCATACTCCACACTTATGGCGGACTCACCCAGCTCGCAGACGAGCTTGAGTTGGCTCAGAATGCTCGACCAACCTATCTCATAAGGAACTACCCTCTCAGGGTCTTTGAAGCCATAGTGATGCAGGCTGACGAGCGTGCTCTGCTCCACCTGCTCGAATCTTATGTTCACTCTGGTTTCTGGTTCGTCGCCATAGGCCCAGGAGAACTCAATCTCCTTGTCTGGAACAAGCTTGGTGAATACCACCGGACCCTTTCCCTCCGCCCACCAAGTGTAGATGCCACCGTATCTTCTATCTACAATGGGTTTCTCCGCTCTTATGAAGTGGCGCAGCTTGTCAGGGTTAGTAAAGACATCGTATGGAATTGAGGGGGGTGTCCGGCAGAGAAGACTGAGTCTCACATCTGTTGAATCATACCTTGTGACTCTCAGCGGATGATAGTTCCTGTAGTTGAATCTCAGAGCGGGCTCGCCCAGCTCAAGTACGGACCTGAAATTGGCTAAGAGATTCATCCAATGCTCAGGAAGATGGAAAGGCTCGGCCGAGACCGGAATTGCTCCATGCCTGACTTCTAGATGGGTGCCGGGCGCTATAGGTGTCATCTTCATCAAGAACAAGGTCTCTGCACCGAGTATCGGCCAACTGCAAAGGAGCGCCTGATTCTTGCGCACCCTCTTTATGGTCCACGTGTCTCCAATCTCTCCGGTAGTTGGAGCATTCTCCCCCAAGAATCTGATAGTGCCTCCCTCTCTGATTTCTGCGCTGATCTCATTTCCAAGCCACTGAAGCATCACAAGGGGGTCTACGAGCTTCTCCCAGACCTCTGGTACGGGCCTGAATACTCTCGTGGTGAGTCTGATTACCGGCATCGTGTCCTTCGCTGATATTGTTGCCATGGTCCCTCACCTGCTTCCTGATGTGGTGTTGTTCAATTAGCTCCTTTCTGACCATATGAGACTTAGTTGTCTGTCCTAAATGGACTCTTATGCCGCCTAAGAAAAGACTATCTTGTGTTACATTGATGCCTGCCACTTGTCTGCCACTGCACGGACTAGACCATATACAGGAGTCATGGAATTGACTGGTGGATCTCAGGAGCGCGTCAAATCCTGGATTAGTACGATTCAAGACATGCGGCGCCAAGGGCAGACTGGTGTCATCATACTGGCAGATGGATTAGTCGCTCATTTGGATGAGACTGCCTGTAGTCTCATTGGCAGACCCGCCGAGTCAATGATTGGAGCATCCTGCACAGATGTGGCGCAGTGGCTCTGTACCACCATGGGATTGCAGTCATGCGACCAGTTCAGTTCGTTCCTTTCTGGTCTTGGTCAAGACGATACGATTACCATCCCACGGTCAGTCGAGGGTCGCAATCAAGCTGACGTAATCATGACGAGAATTGCCGTCAAGTGCCGCACGACTCGTATCGTGATCGTGTTGGTATCTTGTCCCTGCTTGGACCCACGGTTGGCTTTCCGTGCCGGGGCCAGCAGCGTGGTGTACCGTGACCTGTTCGAGCGAAACCCGGCGGCCATATGGGAAGAGGACTTCTCCGCGACCAAACTGCTACTCGACCGGCTTCAGCTGGAGTCTCCCGGGAACATCAGGGAGCGCTTGCAATCCAACCCCGACCTTCTAGACTCCTGTGTCAGAAGCATCCGTGTCATCCGGGCTAACAGGGCTGCGGCTGAGCTTCAAGGCGTCAAGTCACCTCAGGAACTGATTGGGAGCTTGAGTGAAGTGCTCTCTCCTGAGGGTCGCGTGGCAATGATTGAGGAGCTGGCCTTGCTTGCTGAGGGCGTTCGGAACTTCAACATCCATTCAGTCGTGAAGGCCCCTGACGGAGTCAGCCGAAACGTCAGGCTGCAGATATCGGTGCCAGATGAGTTTGCACACACTCTTGAACGGGTGCTTGTCACAATGTATGACATCAGCGACCTCATCTCATTGGAACGCGAGCTGCAGCGGGACTCGAGAGCATATGCTGCAGTGGCAGAAGCGGCATCCAGCGAAGGCACGCTGAAGGAACTATGCGAGAGAGTTCTGGCCGCAGTGGTCCAGTTGGTGGATCATGAACTCGGGGTCATCCGGCGATACGACCGGGTCTCTGAGTCGCTGGTGCTTCAGGCGGCGATTGGTTTTCGTGCTGATGAGATTCACCAGGCTGTGTCTGTGAACGATGACAAGCACTTTGCTTCTGAGGTCGCCAGAACCCGTCAGCCCAAGTTTGTACATGACTCTTCTGATTACTCTCCAAGGATGAGAGAACTGGGTGTGAAGTGTGCCATATTCTGGCCTGTACTGAAGGCGAATGGCAAGTTGTGGGGCGTTCTGAACCTTGCCACGAGAAGGGACCGCGTTCTTTCCGAGTCGGACCGAAGGTTCTTTGAGATAATTGCCCACCTGTTCGGACAGGTCATCGAGAGAAAGACGGTGGAAGAACAGCTCAGGGAGAGTCAAGCGATACTCCGCAGCTTTGCCGATGCCACGCCAGGTCCGGTGTTTATCAAGGACAATGAACTGCGACTGCTCTTCATCAACGAGTATATGAGAAGAGGAGTCCTTGAAGAGACATGGATTGGCAAGACTGACGCACAGCTTCTTCCTGCTCGGATGGCACAACGCTCCATGGCGGAAGACAAGGAGGTGTTGGCGCATGGAGCGCGGAGTTTTGAGCAGATGCTGGCTGATGAGTCCAGTGGCGGTGTCAGATACTTCAAGGCCTTCAAGTTCCCAATTCATGTGCATGGTCGTCCTCCACTCCTAGGAGGCTTCTCGCTGGACATAACAAAGGAGCGCATGGCTGAGAAGAGAGCTGAAGAAGCAAGAAGCAGAGCCGAGTTCTTGCTTGACCTCATAGGTCATGACCTCAACAACATGCATCAAGGAATCATGACTGGGCTTGAGCTTATGTTGCGCAGTCCTCTGTTCCCATCGGAGCTGAGGGATCTGGCGGAGAGTTCTCTATCCCAAGTGACGCGGAGCATATCGCTAATCGATAATGTTCGCAAGTTCGCCCTTGTTGACAGGGGCACTTCGCATGTTCTTCCAGTTGACCCCTACGACGAACTGCAAGCAGCTATAGTCTTGTTGCAGCAGTCCTTTCCAGATCAGGCAATTGCCCTTGAATGTGGTGTTCACAGCGGCGAGTTCCTGGTCCTTGCCGATGGTCTGTTGAAGGAGGTCTTCTACAACCTCTTACACAACGCCGTCAAGGTGTCTCCCATCACCCCTCCCCGGATTCGAATTGTCGCATCGAAGGACGAGGCAGGCATGGTTGAGTTCAGATTTGAAGACTGGGGTCCTGGGATGAGCGATGCTCTCAAGTCCAGCGTCTTCACTCGTCTTGAGCTGCCCCGTGGGTCAGGCATGGGGTTGACGTTGGTCAAGCGAATCATTGACTCATATGCGGGCCAAGTGTGGGCCGAGGACCGAGTGAAAGGTGACCCGTCCCAGGGAACTAGTTTCGTGGTGAAGCTTCGACAGGCGTCTAGTTGATGCGGTCTTCCCACGTTCAGAACTGGACCGCACACCAGCTATGGTTATCAGGTCGTTTGAGACCTTCGCTGACGCGAACTCCAATGTGGTGCCTACTCTGATACACAAGTCCGCCTCTGACTCACGCACGGATCAGTATGCACTGATACTCGATGCTTTAGGTGACGCGATACATGTCGTGAACCGTGACCTGCAAATCCTGTTCTGCAACAAGAGGTTCCTCGACTGGTTGACGCTTCTCGATTTGAGTCCAGACATCCTCGGGAAGACTGTGAAAGAGGCGTTTCCGTTTTTGGATCAGGAGGTGATGGACCAGTATATGCAGGTGTTCAACACTGGCGAGACAATGGTCACTGTCGAGGAGAACTCCGTTCACAGGCGTCTCGTTGTGACTGAGACTCGTAAGATACCTATCATGCATGACGGTCAGGTAGTGCAGGTGGTCACGGTCATGCGCGACCTCACAAGTGAAGTTGAAGCGCACAATGCTCTCGTTGAGTCTGAGCGAGAGTACCGGATGATATTCGACACTGCAGCGGACGAGATATACATCCATGACCTGAATATGCGCATACTGTCAGCGAACGTTGCCGCGTGTACCCGACTGGGCTACTCTCGCAGCGAGCTCACGCGCATGACAATCCACGACATAGTAGATTCTGACTCTCGGGCTGCCATTCCTGATAGACTGGCGCGGCTGACGAAGAACGGCCAGCTCAGTTTCGAGTCAAGCCATGTGACGAGAACAGGAGAGGTCTATCCCGTCGAGGTCAAAGCTAGGCTTCTGGAGTACAGGGGTGAGATTGCGGTGATGAGCATAGCGCGGGACCTCACCGTCAAGAAGTCCATCGAGACAGAGCTGGAGGAGCTGACTCAGAGATTCGAGGTCTTTGCAGACAGCGTTCCAGGTCCTGTGTTCATCAAGGACTCTCACTCGGTCAACCTCTATGTGAACAAGTACATGAGAGAAGTACTGGGCCTCGGAGACTGGGTGGGAAAGCATACTAGTGACGTCCTCCCATCGGACAAGGCTGCCGAGCTGATAGCGACCGACGTGCGAGCGCTTGAGGAGGGGCATGCCGAAGCCATCCACACCCTGACTGGCAAGGACGGCACGACTCGGCACTTTCAGACATTCAAGTTTTCCATTCCTCGTGCCCGTGGAGCTCCACTCATAGGCGGCATTTCGATTGATGTGACTGAGCTAGAGCGGGCAGAACGGGCGCTGAGGGAGAGTGAAACACGCTATCGACTTCTCTATGAACACCTGTCTGACGCCTTGTTCCTCACCGATGCTCAGGGCAGAGTGGAAATGGCGGGCAAGATGGCTGAAGTCATGTTCAGGTATTCCTCTGCCGAACTCATTGGGATGATGTTCACAGACCTAATGGCCCCGGAGAGCCGGGAACAAGTCACTCGTTTCTTCCAAGATGCCTCATGCCGCGATGCCATCAGTCGAGTCGGCCTGCAGGCAAAGGGGTTGCGTGCTGATGGTTCCACTTTCTCGCTTCACATGACCAACAATATCCGGTGCGACTCCGATGGCCGCCCGCTTGGTTACCAGTTCCTGATTCGAGACATCACTGATAGCCAGATGAAGGAGGAGGAACTGGCCCGTAGCGAGAGCATGTACCGGGCTCTCTTTGAGCAGAACAACGATGCAGTCTTCATAGTTCGGCTTGATGGTACCTACGCGGCAGTCAACAATCAAGCCTGCCGGCTCCTCGATTGTCCTGAGGAAAGACTTGTCGATCATATTGCCCTCGACTTCGTTCCCTCGTCCGAGATGCCGCTCGCGATGGAGCGAGTAGAAAGGCTCATGCGCGGCGAAGAGGTGCCTCTGTTCGAGCAGCAGATGGTCCGGTGCGACGGCAGCAGAGTGCCCGTGGAGGTGAAGGTCTCGCTGATAAGGGGTGAGAACGACCAGCCATTGTTCTACCAGACGATTGTCCGTGACATAACGAAACGGAAGATGTCCGAGTCTGAACTCAGGAAGTCCCAGCAACAACTGCAGGTGATATTCGATACCATCCATGATGGTATAGTCATGGCAGACGAACACATGACAATTGTCGCAGTGAACCCTGCGGTCAAGCGGCTGTTCGGTTACGAACCTGAAGACCTCAGAGGCAAACCATATGACCTGCTTTTGGCCCCCGCTCAG contains:
- a CDS encoding PAS domain S-box protein, with protein sequence MVIRSFETFADANSNVVPTLIHKSASDSRTDQYALILDALGDAIHVVNRDLQILFCNKRFLDWLTLLDLSPDILGKTVKEAFPFLDQEVMDQYMQVFNTGETMVTVEENSVHRRLVVTETRKIPIMHDGQVVQVVTVMRDLTSEVEAHNALVESEREYRMIFDTAADEIYIHDLNMRILSANVAACTRLGYSRSELTRMTIHDIVDSDSRAAIPDRLARLTKNGQLSFESSHVTRTGEVYPVEVKARLLEYRGEIAVMSIARDLTVKKSIETELEELTQRFEVFADSVPGPVFIKDSHSVNLYVNKYMREVLGLGDWVGKHTSDVLPSDKAAELIATDVRALEEGHAEAIHTLTGKDGTTRHFQTFKFSIPRARGAPLIGGISIDVTELERAERALRESETRYRLLYEHLSDALFLTDAQGRVEMAGKMAEVMFRYSSAELIGMMFTDLMAPESREQVTRFFQDASCRDAISRVGLQAKGLRADGSTFSLHMTNNIRCDSDGRPLGYQFLIRDITDSQMKEEELARSESMYRALFEQNNDAVFIVRLDGTYAAVNNQACRLLDCPEERLVDHIALDFVPSSEMPLAMERVERLMRGEEVPLFEQQMVRCDGSRVPVEVKVSLIRGENDQPLFYQTIVRDITKRKMSESELRKSQQQLQVIFDTIHDGIVMADEHMTIVAVNPAVKRLFGYEPEDLRGKPYDLLLAPAQHKQHDAVASEDRLLRDGFLDQETIVLVRKNGETFPASYSVSVIRDQDGSFKGLIGSIRDITDLTRAQRELEEARSRAVFFNDLLTHDLNNIHQGVLVGLELLLLDDTLPSSLRGQISVVFEQIRRAINLTVNVRKLSNIERTPRLDHEYNLRVALGEAAHLVRAAFPHKVLTLNIHSDGADAILIGDEFALDLWYNLLHNAVKFDPSDAVVVDVSFVRSSDGKRLQVRVMDHGPGIRDEMKSHVFDRLESGSVHGRGIGLTLAKRITERYGGRIWVEDRVSGDPAQGACMVVELPLPI
- a CDS encoding SRPBCC domain-containing protein, whose amino-acid sequence is MATISAKDTMPVIRLTTRVFRPVPEVWEKLVDPLVMLQWLGNEISAEIREGGTIRFLGENAPTTGEIGDTWTIKRVRKNQALLCSWPILGAETLFLMKMTPIAPGTHLEVRHGAIPVSAEPFHLPEHWMNLLANFRSVLELGEPALRFNYRNYHPLRVTRYDSTDVRLSLLCRTPPSIPYDVFTNPDKLRHFIRAEKPIVDRRYGGIYTWWAEGKGPVVFTKLVPDKEIEFSWAYGDEPETRVNIRFEQVEQSTLVSLHHYGFKDPERVVPYEIGWSSILSQLKLVCELGESAISVEYGGTI
- a CDS encoding GTP-binding protein; translated protein: MRDQDDGSKIFKAVLIGDGAVGKTSIRRNYLGEDFIEGHLATIGVDLATKRVLFNQEIVKFILWDLAGQPSFEKVRGHYYHGSNGILLVYSVVDRRSFDNASKWLVEAYKNMGKLPPTIIIGNKTDLRDSSSTEHVTPEEGEEFTRYFMNKLSVPAAFMETSAKTGHHVKEAFTEILRMMNEAESRESDRFIG
- a CDS encoding PAS domain-containing protein; its protein translation is MTGGSQERVKSWISTIQDMRRQGQTGVIILADGLVAHLDETACSLIGRPAESMIGASCTDVAQWLCTTMGLQSCDQFSSFLSGLGQDDTITIPRSVEGRNQADVIMTRIAVKCRTTRIVIVLVSCPCLDPRLAFRAGASSVVYRDLFERNPAAIWEEDFSATKLLLDRLQLESPGNIRERLQSNPDLLDSCVRSIRVIRANRAAAELQGVKSPQELIGSLSEVLSPEGRVAMIEELALLAEGVRNFNIHSVVKAPDGVSRNVRLQISVPDEFAHTLERVLVTMYDISDLISLERELQRDSRAYAAVAEAASSEGTLKELCERVLAAVVQLVDHELGVIRRYDRVSESLVLQAAIGFRADEIHQAVSVNDDKHFASEVARTRQPKFVHDSSDYSPRMRELGVKCAIFWPVLKANGKLWGVLNLATRRDRVLSESDRRFFEIIAHLFGQVIERKTVEEQLRESQAILRSFADATPGPVFIKDNELRLLFINEYMRRGVLEETWIGKTDAQLLPARMAQRSMAEDKEVLAHGARSFEQMLADESSGGVRYFKAFKFPIHVHGRPPLLGGFSLDITKERMAEKRAEEARSRAEFLLDLIGHDLNNMHQGIMTGLELMLRSPLFPSELRDLAESSLSQVTRSISLIDNVRKFALVDRGTSHVLPVDPYDELQAAIVLLQQSFPDQAIALECGVHSGEFLVLADGLLKEVFYNLLHNAVKVSPITPPRIRIVASKDEAGMVEFRFEDWGPGMSDALKSSVFTRLELPRGSGMGLTLVKRIIDSYAGQVWAEDRVKGDPSQGTSFVVKLRQASS